One region of Oryza glaberrima chromosome 7, OglaRS2, whole genome shotgun sequence genomic DNA includes:
- the LOC127780726 gene encoding uncharacterized protein LOC127780726, with product MENVFTQSALLCVLFLSSSIVGGCSPTMEEEVQKNWRTLMAPLLHVNFSSSDHISTQADPVYYFAAYGSIPSDDAIKYYGLEATMDIYGFNLEHGQQTGGFIWIYNTDEASAVNKVIAGWNVEPESYNDSQTHFSTWFIEGSNVCPDMRCPGFESVFSSEIVPGMVISPVSTTSGKKQYITVRVSKDQNSGDWQIYYGFNGDAKLAGYYPRSLFTSLSDKPVTILFGGYALRKDQKPSPPMGSGNAPFKNAASFRSIKFFDAGGNAHPIDFRLGFISNCYTISVIENDGFFYGGPGNIC from the exons ATGGAGAACGTTTTTACTCAATCTGCACTACTCTGTGTGTTGTTTCTTAGTAGTTCAATAGTTGGAGGTTGCTCTCCTACAATGGAAGAAGAG GTCCAAAAGAATTGGCGAACATTGATGGCCCCTCTACTTCATGTGAATTTCTCTTCATCGGATCATATATCAACTCAAGCTGACCCAGTATATTAT TTTGCAGCATATGGATCGATTCCTTCAGACGACGCTATCAAGTATTACGGATTAGAGGCCACCATGGACATTTATGGCTTTAATCTAGAGCATGGACAACAAACCGGAGGTTTCATTTGGATTTACAATACGGATGAAGCATCTGCCGTGAATAAAGTTATAGCTGGATGGAAT GTTGAGCCTGAATCGTACAATGATTCACAGACGCACTTCAGTACTTGGTTT ATTGAAGGTTCTAATGTTTGTCCTGATATGCGTTGTCCTGGATTCGAAAGTGTATTTAGCTCAGAAATCGTTCCTGGAATGGTGATTAGCCCTGTTTCCACCACCTCTGGCAAGAAACAATACATTACAGTCAGAGTATCCAAG GATCAAAATTCCGGTGATTGGCAAATCTACTATGGCTTTAATGGGGATGCCAAGCTTGCAGGTTACTATCCAAGATCTCTGTTTACAAGCTTGTCAGATAAACCAGTGACAATATTGTTTGGTGGCTATGCCTTGAGAAAGGATCAAAAGCCAAGTCCTCCAATGGGCAGCGGGAATGCCCCGTTTAAAAACGCCGCATCATTTCGTAGTATCAAGTTTTTTGATGCCGGTGGCAACGCCCATCCAATCGATTTTCGTCTCGGATTTATATCAAATTGTTACACTATTTCTGTTATTGAAAATGATGGGTTCTTTTATGGGGGACCTGGCAATATTTGCTAG